The segment TGGCATCTCTTTTCTTCTTTGTTTTCTTAGTGTTAGCTTTACAATACATTTACACCTCTTTACCACTGCAATTTATACTCTGGAGTCTTCTTATCACTCTTATCTGTGGCGAGTTTCATTTCTACTGGAGGGAAAAGATTTCGGTTTACAGAGAGAGGAATAGGTATCTATTTTCAAAATTAAAAGAGTTGAGGAAAAACTTTTTCTTACTAAAAATTTCTCATGACCAGCTTGAAAGCCACTACCTTGTGAAACCTTTGAGTATAAGAAAGATACTTTCTGAGATTAAGAAGAAACTCTTCAGTATGAATGACGAGGAAGCCATTAAAGACCTAATGGAGTTAATATCTCAAGTTTTCCATGTTCAGTCTGCTTCCTTGTATCTCAAAAAGGGAGAAACTTACGTTTATAAAGCTTCCGTAGGAAGGAAAGTTCAATTTCTTCCTGATGATCCTTTAGTCCAAAAAGCTCTTGAAAGCAAGCAACCGGTATTTGTATCCTCTGGCAAGAATACTTCCTATCTTGCCGTTATTCCTATAGAGGATGACGCTCTTTTTCTCATAAAGGAGATGCCCTTTATACAGCTTAATTTAGAAAATATCCTATCAATAGCCGTAAGTTTAAACTGGTTCATGAAAGAGAAAAGCAATTCTTTTTCTTTAGAAAAAGTTCCAAAAGTTTTAAGGGAGCTACCTCCAGAATTTTTAAAGGAAATCAAGGTAACTTCGGAACTTAACCGTAAGTTTGGAATAAAAAGTTCCCTCGTGATTTTTAAAGTGCCTTCTGAGTTTGAAGATTTTCCCTTCTTTTTAGAGGAAAAAGTTAGAGGTCTAGATATGGTAGGAACCATTCCTTTGAAGAAAGTTCTTTATGTTTTTGTCTTACTACCTTTGTCTTCCTTTTCAAATGCCAAAGGATTTATAGAAAGAATAAAAAA is part of the Desulfurobacteriaceae bacterium genome and harbors:
- a CDS encoding PelD GGDEF domain-containing protein yields the protein MFKDLGVKFVVVEVGLFFLLFTVLGYKMNPKDPFFIHSSVNPFILLLVVFTLYYGLMASLFFFVFLVLALQYIYTSLPLQFILWSLLITLICGEFHFYWREKISVYRERNRYLFSKLKELRKNFFLLKISHDQLESHYLVKPLSIRKILSEIKKKLFSMNDEEAIKDLMELISQVFHVQSASLYLKKGETYVYKASVGRKVQFLPDDPLVQKALESKQPVFVSSGKNTSYLAVIPIEDDALFLIKEMPFIQLNLENILSIAVSLNWFMKEKSNSFSLEKVPKVLRELPPEFLKEIKVTSELNRKFGIKSSLVIFKVPSEFEDFPFFLEEKVRGLDMVGTIPLKKVLYVFVLLPLSSFSNAKGFIERIKKELNNLIGISKVKHRIIDVDERTFEKLSKLVGERDGKS